A stretch of Crossiella cryophila DNA encodes these proteins:
- a CDS encoding P-II family nitrogen regulator → MKLVTAIVKPFTIDDVKAALEQLGVLGMTVSEVQGYGRQKGHTEVYRGAEYAVDFVPKVRIEVLIDDTGVDKVVDAIVESARTGKIGDGKVWVTPVDTVVRVRTGERGTDAI, encoded by the coding sequence ATGAAGCTGGTAACCGCGATCGTCAAGCCGTTCACCATCGACGACGTGAAGGCCGCGCTGGAGCAGCTCGGTGTGCTCGGCATGACCGTCAGCGAGGTGCAGGGCTACGGCAGGCAGAAGGGGCACACCGAGGTCTACCGCGGCGCCGAGTACGCCGTGGACTTCGTGCCCAAGGTCCGGATCGAGGTGCTCATCGACGACACCGGGGTGGACAAGGTGGTCGACGCGATCGTCGAATCCGCCCGCACCGGCAAGATCGGCGACGGCAAGGTCTGGGTCACCCCGGTGGACACGGTGGTGCGGGTGCGCACCGGGGAACGCGGCACCGACGCGATCTGA
- a CDS encoding ammonium transporter — MNQGDTAWVLISAALVLLMTPGLAFFYGGMVRAKSVLNMLMMSIGSMAVVGVLWVLFGYSFTFGKDVAGGWLADPTEFFGLDGLLSPESLSGTIPTTAFVAFQAMFAIITVALISGAVADRARFGPWLLFTALWVTVVYFPVAHWVFDFDGKDADGNVIDPGGWIANQLAAIDFAGGTAVHINAGAAALALVLVLGKRRGWPKEPMKPHNLPLVVLGAGLLWFGWFGFNAGSALAANTTAAVTFVNTLVATAAATLGWLLVERIRDGKPTTLGAASGIVAGLVAITPACSAVTPLGAIAVGAIAGVLCALAVSLKYKLGYDDSLDVVGVHLVGGLAGTLLIGLFASETAPAKVNGLFYGGGFDQLGKQAVGAFAVLAYSFVLSLLIAFLVKVTVGFRVDPEAEVQGIDEAEHAESAYEFATFGGRGGAFKSAGTSTTASLEESKA, encoded by the coding sequence ATGAATCAAGGCGACACCGCCTGGGTGCTGATCAGCGCCGCTCTGGTGCTGCTCATGACGCCGGGGCTTGCGTTCTTCTACGGCGGCATGGTGCGCGCGAAGAGCGTGCTCAACATGCTCATGATGAGCATCGGCAGCATGGCCGTGGTCGGCGTGCTGTGGGTGCTCTTCGGCTACTCCTTCACCTTCGGCAAGGACGTGGCGGGCGGCTGGCTGGCCGATCCCACCGAGTTCTTCGGCCTTGACGGCCTGCTGAGTCCGGAGTCGCTGTCCGGCACCATCCCCACTACGGCGTTCGTCGCCTTCCAGGCCATGTTCGCGATCATCACCGTGGCGCTGATCTCCGGCGCCGTGGCCGACCGGGCCCGGTTCGGGCCGTGGCTGCTGTTCACCGCGCTCTGGGTGACGGTGGTCTACTTCCCGGTCGCGCACTGGGTCTTCGACTTCGACGGCAAGGACGCGGACGGCAACGTCATCGACCCCGGCGGCTGGATCGCCAACCAGCTGGCCGCGATCGACTTCGCCGGCGGCACCGCGGTGCACATCAACGCCGGTGCCGCGGCACTGGCCCTGGTGCTGGTGCTGGGCAAGCGGCGCGGCTGGCCCAAGGAGCCGATGAAGCCGCACAACCTGCCGCTGGTGGTGCTCGGCGCGGGTCTGCTGTGGTTCGGCTGGTTCGGCTTCAACGCGGGTTCCGCGCTGGCTGCCAACACCACCGCGGCGGTCACCTTCGTCAACACCCTGGTCGCCACCGCGGCCGCCACCCTGGGCTGGCTGCTGGTCGAGCGCATCCGCGACGGCAAGCCGACCACCCTTGGCGCGGCCTCGGGCATCGTGGCCGGTCTGGTCGCCATCACCCCGGCCTGTTCCGCGGTCACCCCGCTGGGCGCGATCGCGGTCGGCGCCATCGCCGGTGTGCTCTGCGCCCTGGCGGTCAGCCTGAAGTACAAGCTGGGCTACGACGACTCGCTCGACGTGGTCGGCGTGCACCTGGTCGGCGGTCTGGCCGGCACCCTGCTGATCGGCCTGTTCGCCTCCGAGACCGCCCCGGCCAAGGTCAACGGCCTGTTCTACGGCGGCGGTTTCGACCAGCTGGGCAAGCAGGCGGTCGGCGCGTTCGCGGTGCTCGCCTACTCCTTCGTGCTCTCCTTGCTCATCGCCTTCCTGGTCAAGGTCACCGTCGGCTTCCGGGTCGATCCGGAGGCCGAGGTCCAGGGCATCGACGAGGCCGAACACGCGGAGAGCGCCTACGAGTTCGCCACCTTCGGCGGCCGCGGCGGCGCCTTCAAGTCGGCGGGGACCTCCACCACCGCGAGTCTTGAGGAGAGCAAGGCATGA